In Gopherus flavomarginatus isolate rGopFla2 chromosome 1, rGopFla2.mat.asm, whole genome shotgun sequence, a single genomic region encodes these proteins:
- the SUPT20H gene encoding transcription factor SPT20 homolog isoform X2 translates to MQQALELALDRAEYVIESARQRPPKRKYLSGGRKSVFQKLYDLYIEECEKEPEIKKLRRNVNLLEKLVMQETLSCLVVNLYPGNEGYSLMLRGKNGSDSETIRMPYEEGELLEYLDAEELPPILVDLLEKSQVNIFHCGCVIAEIRDYRQSGNMKSPTYQSKHVLLRPTMQTLICDVHSITSDNHKWTQEDKLLLESQLILATAEPLCLDPSVAVTCTTNRLLYNKQKMNTRPMKRCFKRYSRSSPNRQQDVAHYPTPPQLRILDYLQKRKERKGAQQYDLKISKAGNCVDMWKQNPCYLTAPSEVDVEKYAKVEKSVKPDDSQPTVWPAHEIRDDYVFECEVGNQLQKTKLTIFQSLGNPLYYGKIQTFKGSEENDSPVTPSQFLIGSKTDAERVVNQYQELVQSEAKCPVKMVHNSGGSVNLSHLSPGKEMEQPESLSGSVQSSVLGKGVKHRPPPIKLPSSSGSSSSGNIFSPQQSSGHLKSPTPPPPSKPPSLSRKQSMDLSQVSMLSPAAMSPASSSQRSGTPKPSTPTPTNTPSSTPHPPDAQSSTPITPSATPTPQDSGFTPQPTLLTPFAQQQMSLSQALPVMTIPLSTMVTSITTGTTSTQVMANPAGLNFINVVGSVCGAQTLMSGPNPMLGCNTGAITPAGINLSGILPSGGLMPSSLPGAMQSASQAGSPFGLKNASGLRPLNLLQLPGGSLIFNPLQQQQQQQQQLSQFSPQQQSQQPAASSPQQQGEQVCQLPSIAEQCPANQDQALSAQQAAVINLTGVGSFMQPQAAVLSQLGSAVNRRGQSLPQQRLQLSSALQQQQQQQALQQQQQQIQQLRFLQHQMAMAAAAAQATQLRHQQRSGSQSKSKRKRGSPTPPKS, encoded by the exons AAGCTGAGGCGAAATGTGAACTTACTTGAGAAGCTGGTTATGCAGGAGACGTTGTCATGTCTGGTAGTGAACCTCTATCCAGGGAATGAGGGTTATTCGCTGATGCTCAGGGGAAAAAATGGATCAG ATTCTGAGACCATTCGAATGCCTTATGAGGAAGGTGAACTCCTTGAATATTTGGATGCAGAGGAGCTGCCACCTATTTTGGTTGACCTTTTAGAAAAATCTCAG GTTAATATTTTTCATTGTGGGTGTGTCATAGCAGAAATACGTGACTACAGGCAGTCTGGTAATATGAAATCTCCAACATACCAAAGCAAACATGTTCTTCTGCGTCCAACAATGCAG ACTTTAATTTGTGATGTGCATTCTATAACAAGCGACAACCACAAATGGACACAG GAAGACAAACTTCTACTTGAGAGCCAGCTTATTTTAGCTACAGCCGAGCCTTTGTGTCTTGATCCTTCAGTAGCAGTAACCTGCACAACAAACAGACTCCTCTATAACAAACAGAAGATGAACACTCGCCCAATGAAACG GTGTTTCAAGAGATATTCCAGGTCATCTCCGAATCGGCAGCAGGATGTGGCACATTATCCAACTCCACCTCAGCTCAGAATACTTGACTACttacagaaaagaaaggaaaggaaaggagccCAGCAGTATGACCTCAAAATTTCTAAAGCTGGGAAT TGTGTAGATATGTGGAAACAGAACCCTTGCTACTTGACTGCACCTTCTGAAGTTGAT GTGGAAAAATATGCCAAAGTGGAAAAGTCTGTCAAACCTGATGACTCTCAACCTACTGTCTGGCCAGCACAT GAGATAAGAGATGATTATGTGTTTGAATGTGAAGTTGGTAATCAActtcagaaaacaaaactgacCATTTTTCAGTCCCTTGGTAATCCGCTGTACTATGGTAAAATACAGACGTTCAAAGGCAGTGAGGAGAATGATAGCCCAGTAACTCCATCACA GTTCCTTATTGGTTCCAAGACTGATGCTGAAAG GGTAGTGAACCAATACCAGGAACTAGTTCAAAGTGAAGCTAAATGTCCAGTGAAGATGGTTCATAATTCAGGTGGATCTGTCAACCTAAGTCATCTTTCTCCAGGGAAGGAAATGGAA CAGCCAGAGAGTCTATCAGGGTCCGTGCAGTCTTCAGTATTGGGGAAAGGTGTAAAACATCGACCTCCTCCTATCAAACTACCTTCAAGTTCAGGAAGTAGTTCTTCAG GTAATATTTTTAGTCCACAGCAGTCAAGTGGCCACCTAAAAtccccaactcctcctcctccttctaagCCTCCCAGTCTTTCTCGGAAACAGTCTATGGATCTTAGTCAAGTTAGCATGCTTTCTCCAGCTGCCATGTCTCCTGCGAGCTCTTCACAAA GGTCTGGAACTCCTAAACCATCTACTCCTACTCCAACCAACACCCCTTCATCGACCCCACACCCTCCTGACGCTCAGAGCTCAACTCCTATTACCCCTTCTGCCACCCCTACTCCCCAAGATTCAGGCTTCACCCCTCAGCCCACTTTGTTAACCCCGTTTGCTCAGCAGCAAATGTCTCTGAGCCAGGCATTGCCTGTAATGACCATTCCTCTTTCCACCATGGTAACATCCATTACTACAGGAACCACCTCCACCCAGGTCATGGCAAACCCTGCAGGACTTAACTTCATCAATGTAGTGGGCTCTGTGTG TGGAGCACAGACATTGATGAGTGGCCCAAACCCTATGCTGGGGTGTAATACTGGTGCCATAACCCCTGCAGGTATAAATCTGAGTGGCATTTTGCCATCAGGAGGTCTGATGCCAAGTTCACTGCCAGGTGCAATGCAGTCTGCCTCTCAAGCAG GCAGCccttttggtttaaaaaatgcTTCAGGTCTTCGGCCCTTAAATCTGCTACAG CTTCCTGGTGGTTCACTTATTTTCAAcccacttcagcagcagcagcagcagcagcagcagctctcacAGTTCTCTCCACAGCAGCAGTCCCAGCAGCCTGCAGCCTCTAGTCCACAGCAACAGGGAGAACAGGTGTGCCAGTTACCCTCA ATTGCTGAGCAATGTCCAGCCAATCAAGACCAAGCCTTATCTGCCCAGCAAGCCGCTGTTATTAACCTGACTGGAGTAGGGAGCTTTATGCAACCTCAAGCAGCAG TGTTGTCTCAGCTTGGCTCTGCCGTGAACAGACGTGGGCAAAGCCTTCCTCAGCAGAGACTCCAGCTCTCCTCTGCCttacagcagcaacaacaacaacaagccttgcagcagcagcagcaacagatacAA CAGTTGCGATTCTTGCAGCATCAAATGGctatggcagcagcagcagcacaagcaaCTCAGCTACGACACCAGCAACGTTCAGGCAGCCAGTCCAAAAGTAAAAGGAAAAGAGGCTCACCGACCCCTCCGAAGTCCTGA
- the SUPT20H gene encoding transcription factor SPT20 homolog isoform X19, with amino-acid sequence MQQALELALDRAEYVIESARQRPPKRKYLSGGRKSVFQKLYDLYIEECEKEPEIKKLRRNVNLLEKLVMQETLSCLVVNLYPGNEGYSLMLRGKNGSDSETIRMPYEEGELLEYLDAEELPPILVDLLEKSQVNIFHCGCVIAEIRDYRQSGNMKSPTYQSKHVLLRPTMQTLICDVHSITSDNHKWTQEDKLLLESQLILATAEPLCLDPSVAVTCTTNRLLYNKQKMNTRPMKRCFKRYSRSSPNRQQDVAHYPTPPQLRILDYLQKRKERKGAQQYDLKISKAGNCVDMWKQNPCYLTAPSEVDVEKYAKVEKSVKPDDSQPTVWPAHEIRDDYVFECEVGNQLQKTKLTIFQSLGNPLYYGKIQTFKGSEENDSPVTPSQFLIGSKTDAERVVNQYQELVQSEAKCPVKMVHNSGGSVNLSHLSPGKEMEQPESLSGSVQSSVLGKGVKHRPPPIKLPSSSGSSSSGNIFSPQQSSGHLKSPTPPPPSKPPSLSRKQSMDLSQVSMLSPAAMSPASSSQRTTSTQVMANPAGLNFINVVGSVCGAQTLMSGPNPMLGCNTGAITPAGINLSGILPSGGLMPSSLPGAMQSASQAGSPFGLKNASGLRPLNLLQLPGGSLIFNPLQQQQQQQQQLSQFSPQQQSQQPAASSPQQQGEQIAEQCPANQDQALSAQQAAVINLTGVGSFMQPQAAAVAILAASNGYGSSSSTSNSATTPATFRQPVQK; translated from the exons AAGCTGAGGCGAAATGTGAACTTACTTGAGAAGCTGGTTATGCAGGAGACGTTGTCATGTCTGGTAGTGAACCTCTATCCAGGGAATGAGGGTTATTCGCTGATGCTCAGGGGAAAAAATGGATCAG ATTCTGAGACCATTCGAATGCCTTATGAGGAAGGTGAACTCCTTGAATATTTGGATGCAGAGGAGCTGCCACCTATTTTGGTTGACCTTTTAGAAAAATCTCAG GTTAATATTTTTCATTGTGGGTGTGTCATAGCAGAAATACGTGACTACAGGCAGTCTGGTAATATGAAATCTCCAACATACCAAAGCAAACATGTTCTTCTGCGTCCAACAATGCAG ACTTTAATTTGTGATGTGCATTCTATAACAAGCGACAACCACAAATGGACACAG GAAGACAAACTTCTACTTGAGAGCCAGCTTATTTTAGCTACAGCCGAGCCTTTGTGTCTTGATCCTTCAGTAGCAGTAACCTGCACAACAAACAGACTCCTCTATAACAAACAGAAGATGAACACTCGCCCAATGAAACG GTGTTTCAAGAGATATTCCAGGTCATCTCCGAATCGGCAGCAGGATGTGGCACATTATCCAACTCCACCTCAGCTCAGAATACTTGACTACttacagaaaagaaaggaaaggaaaggagccCAGCAGTATGACCTCAAAATTTCTAAAGCTGGGAAT TGTGTAGATATGTGGAAACAGAACCCTTGCTACTTGACTGCACCTTCTGAAGTTGAT GTGGAAAAATATGCCAAAGTGGAAAAGTCTGTCAAACCTGATGACTCTCAACCTACTGTCTGGCCAGCACAT GAGATAAGAGATGATTATGTGTTTGAATGTGAAGTTGGTAATCAActtcagaaaacaaaactgacCATTTTTCAGTCCCTTGGTAATCCGCTGTACTATGGTAAAATACAGACGTTCAAAGGCAGTGAGGAGAATGATAGCCCAGTAACTCCATCACA GTTCCTTATTGGTTCCAAGACTGATGCTGAAAG GGTAGTGAACCAATACCAGGAACTAGTTCAAAGTGAAGCTAAATGTCCAGTGAAGATGGTTCATAATTCAGGTGGATCTGTCAACCTAAGTCATCTTTCTCCAGGGAAGGAAATGGAA CAGCCAGAGAGTCTATCAGGGTCCGTGCAGTCTTCAGTATTGGGGAAAGGTGTAAAACATCGACCTCCTCCTATCAAACTACCTTCAAGTTCAGGAAGTAGTTCTTCAG GTAATATTTTTAGTCCACAGCAGTCAAGTGGCCACCTAAAAtccccaactcctcctcctccttctaagCCTCCCAGTCTTTCTCGGAAACAGTCTATGGATCTTAGTCAAGTTAGCATGCTTTCTCCAGCTGCCATGTCTCCTGCGAGCTCTTCACAAA GAACCACCTCCACCCAGGTCATGGCAAACCCTGCAGGACTTAACTTCATCAATGTAGTGGGCTCTGTGTG TGGAGCACAGACATTGATGAGTGGCCCAAACCCTATGCTGGGGTGTAATACTGGTGCCATAACCCCTGCAGGTATAAATCTGAGTGGCATTTTGCCATCAGGAGGTCTGATGCCAAGTTCACTGCCAGGTGCAATGCAGTCTGCCTCTCAAGCAG GCAGCccttttggtttaaaaaatgcTTCAGGTCTTCGGCCCTTAAATCTGCTACAG CTTCCTGGTGGTTCACTTATTTTCAAcccacttcagcagcagcagcagcagcagcagcagctctcacAGTTCTCTCCACAGCAGCAGTCCCAGCAGCCTGCAGCCTCTAGTCCACAGCAACAGGGAGAACAG ATTGCTGAGCAATGTCCAGCCAATCAAGACCAAGCCTTATCTGCCCAGCAAGCCGCTGTTATTAACCTGACTGGAGTAGGGAGCTTTATGCAACCTCAAGCAGCAG CAGTTGCGATTCTTGCAGCATCAAATGGctatggcagcagcagcagcacaagcaaCTCAGCTACGACACCAGCAACGTTCAGGCAGCCAGTCCAAAAGTAA
- the SUPT20H gene encoding transcription factor SPT20 homolog isoform X12 yields the protein MQQALELALDRAEYVIESARQRPPKRKYLSGGRKSVFQKLYDLYIEECEKEPEIKKLRRNVNLLEKLVMQETLSCLVVNLYPGNEGYSLMLRGKNGSDSETIRMPYEEGELLEYLDAEELPPILVDLLEKSQVNIFHCGCVIAEIRDYRQSGNMKSPTYQSKHVLLRPTMQTLICDVHSITSDNHKWTQEDKLLLESQLILATAEPLCLDPSVAVTCTTNRLLYNKQKMNTRPMKRCFKRYSRSSPNRQQDVAHYPTPPQLRILDYLQKRKERKGAQQYDLKISKAGNCVDMWKQNPCYLTAPSEVDVEKYAKVEKSVKPDDSQPTVWPAHEIRDDYVFECEVGNQLQKTKLTIFQSLGNPLYYGKIQTFKGSEENDSPVTPSQFLIGSKTDAERVVNQYQELVQSEAKCPVKMVHNSGGSVNLSHLSPGKEMEPESLSGSVQSSVLGKGVKHRPPPIKLPSSSGSSSSGNIFSPQQSSGHLKSPTPPPPSKPPSLSRKQSMDLSQVSMLSPAAMSPASSSQRTTSTQVMANPAGLNFINVVGSVCGAQTLMSGPNPMLGCNTGAITPAGINLSGILPSGGLMPSSLPGAMQSASQAGSPFGLKNASGLRPLNLLQLPGGSLIFNPLQQQQQQQQQLSQFSPQQQSQQPAASSPQQQGEQVCQLPSIAEQCPANQDQALSAQQAAVINLTGVGSFMQPQAAVLSQLGSAVNRRGQSLPQQRLQLSSALQQQQQQQALQQQQQQIQQLRFLQHQMAMAAAAAQATQLRHQQRSGSQSKSKRKRGSPTPPKS from the exons AAGCTGAGGCGAAATGTGAACTTACTTGAGAAGCTGGTTATGCAGGAGACGTTGTCATGTCTGGTAGTGAACCTCTATCCAGGGAATGAGGGTTATTCGCTGATGCTCAGGGGAAAAAATGGATCAG ATTCTGAGACCATTCGAATGCCTTATGAGGAAGGTGAACTCCTTGAATATTTGGATGCAGAGGAGCTGCCACCTATTTTGGTTGACCTTTTAGAAAAATCTCAG GTTAATATTTTTCATTGTGGGTGTGTCATAGCAGAAATACGTGACTACAGGCAGTCTGGTAATATGAAATCTCCAACATACCAAAGCAAACATGTTCTTCTGCGTCCAACAATGCAG ACTTTAATTTGTGATGTGCATTCTATAACAAGCGACAACCACAAATGGACACAG GAAGACAAACTTCTACTTGAGAGCCAGCTTATTTTAGCTACAGCCGAGCCTTTGTGTCTTGATCCTTCAGTAGCAGTAACCTGCACAACAAACAGACTCCTCTATAACAAACAGAAGATGAACACTCGCCCAATGAAACG GTGTTTCAAGAGATATTCCAGGTCATCTCCGAATCGGCAGCAGGATGTGGCACATTATCCAACTCCACCTCAGCTCAGAATACTTGACTACttacagaaaagaaaggaaaggaaaggagccCAGCAGTATGACCTCAAAATTTCTAAAGCTGGGAAT TGTGTAGATATGTGGAAACAGAACCCTTGCTACTTGACTGCACCTTCTGAAGTTGAT GTGGAAAAATATGCCAAAGTGGAAAAGTCTGTCAAACCTGATGACTCTCAACCTACTGTCTGGCCAGCACAT GAGATAAGAGATGATTATGTGTTTGAATGTGAAGTTGGTAATCAActtcagaaaacaaaactgacCATTTTTCAGTCCCTTGGTAATCCGCTGTACTATGGTAAAATACAGACGTTCAAAGGCAGTGAGGAGAATGATAGCCCAGTAACTCCATCACA GTTCCTTATTGGTTCCAAGACTGATGCTGAAAG GGTAGTGAACCAATACCAGGAACTAGTTCAAAGTGAAGCTAAATGTCCAGTGAAGATGGTTCATAATTCAGGTGGATCTGTCAACCTAAGTCATCTTTCTCCAGGGAAGGAAATGGAA CCAGAGAGTCTATCAGGGTCCGTGCAGTCTTCAGTATTGGGGAAAGGTGTAAAACATCGACCTCCTCCTATCAAACTACCTTCAAGTTCAGGAAGTAGTTCTTCAG GTAATATTTTTAGTCCACAGCAGTCAAGTGGCCACCTAAAAtccccaactcctcctcctccttctaagCCTCCCAGTCTTTCTCGGAAACAGTCTATGGATCTTAGTCAAGTTAGCATGCTTTCTCCAGCTGCCATGTCTCCTGCGAGCTCTTCACAAA GAACCACCTCCACCCAGGTCATGGCAAACCCTGCAGGACTTAACTTCATCAATGTAGTGGGCTCTGTGTG TGGAGCACAGACATTGATGAGTGGCCCAAACCCTATGCTGGGGTGTAATACTGGTGCCATAACCCCTGCAGGTATAAATCTGAGTGGCATTTTGCCATCAGGAGGTCTGATGCCAAGTTCACTGCCAGGTGCAATGCAGTCTGCCTCTCAAGCAG GCAGCccttttggtttaaaaaatgcTTCAGGTCTTCGGCCCTTAAATCTGCTACAG CTTCCTGGTGGTTCACTTATTTTCAAcccacttcagcagcagcagcagcagcagcagcagctctcacAGTTCTCTCCACAGCAGCAGTCCCAGCAGCCTGCAGCCTCTAGTCCACAGCAACAGGGAGAACAGGTGTGCCAGTTACCCTCA ATTGCTGAGCAATGTCCAGCCAATCAAGACCAAGCCTTATCTGCCCAGCAAGCCGCTGTTATTAACCTGACTGGAGTAGGGAGCTTTATGCAACCTCAAGCAGCAG TGTTGTCTCAGCTTGGCTCTGCCGTGAACAGACGTGGGCAAAGCCTTCCTCAGCAGAGACTCCAGCTCTCCTCTGCCttacagcagcaacaacaacaacaagccttgcagcagcagcagcaacagatacAA CAGTTGCGATTCTTGCAGCATCAAATGGctatggcagcagcagcagcacaagcaaCTCAGCTACGACACCAGCAACGTTCAGGCAGCCAGTCCAAAAGTAAAAGGAAAAGAGGCTCACCGACCCCTCCGAAGTCCTGA
- the SUPT20H gene encoding transcription factor SPT20 homolog isoform X16 produces MQQALELALDRAEYVIESARQRPPKRKYLSGGRKSVFQKLYDLYIEECEKEPEIKKLRRNVNLLEKLVMQETLSCLVVNLYPGNEGYSLMLRGKNGSDSETIRMPYEEGELLEYLDAEELPPILVDLLEKSQVNIFHCGCVIAEIRDYRQSGNMKSPTYQSKHVLLRPTMQTLICDVHSITSDNHKWTQEDKLLLESQLILATAEPLCLDPSVAVTCTTNRLLYNKQKMNTRPMKRCFKRYSRSSPNRQQDVAHYPTPPQLRILDYLQKRKERKGAQQYDLKISKAGNCVDMWKQNPCYLTAPSEVDVEKYAKVEKSVKPDDSQPTVWPAHEIRDDYVFECEVGNQLQKTKLTIFQSLGNPLYYGKIQTFKGSEENDSPVTPSQFLIGSKTDAERVVNQYQELVQSEAKCPVKMVHNSGGSVNLSHLSPGKEMEQPESLSGSVQSSVLGKGVKHRPPPIKLPSSSGSSSSGNIFSPQQSSGHLKSPTPPPPSKPPSLSRKQSMDLSQVSMLSPAAMSPASSSQRSGTPKPSTPTPTNTPSSTPHPPDAQSSTPITPSATPTPQDSGFTPQPTLLTPFAQQQMSLSQALPVMTIPLSTMVTSITTGTTSTQVMANPAGLNFINVVGSVCGAQTLMSGPNPMLGCNTGAITPAGINLSGILPSGGLMPSSLPGAMQSASQAGSPFGLKNASGLRPLNLLQLPGGSLIFNPLQQQQQQQQQLSQFSPQQQSQQPAASSPQQQGEQIAEQCPANQDQALSAQQAAVINLTGVGSFMQPQAAAVAILAASNGYGSSSSTSNSATTPATFRQPVQK; encoded by the exons AAGCTGAGGCGAAATGTGAACTTACTTGAGAAGCTGGTTATGCAGGAGACGTTGTCATGTCTGGTAGTGAACCTCTATCCAGGGAATGAGGGTTATTCGCTGATGCTCAGGGGAAAAAATGGATCAG ATTCTGAGACCATTCGAATGCCTTATGAGGAAGGTGAACTCCTTGAATATTTGGATGCAGAGGAGCTGCCACCTATTTTGGTTGACCTTTTAGAAAAATCTCAG GTTAATATTTTTCATTGTGGGTGTGTCATAGCAGAAATACGTGACTACAGGCAGTCTGGTAATATGAAATCTCCAACATACCAAAGCAAACATGTTCTTCTGCGTCCAACAATGCAG ACTTTAATTTGTGATGTGCATTCTATAACAAGCGACAACCACAAATGGACACAG GAAGACAAACTTCTACTTGAGAGCCAGCTTATTTTAGCTACAGCCGAGCCTTTGTGTCTTGATCCTTCAGTAGCAGTAACCTGCACAACAAACAGACTCCTCTATAACAAACAGAAGATGAACACTCGCCCAATGAAACG GTGTTTCAAGAGATATTCCAGGTCATCTCCGAATCGGCAGCAGGATGTGGCACATTATCCAACTCCACCTCAGCTCAGAATACTTGACTACttacagaaaagaaaggaaaggaaaggagccCAGCAGTATGACCTCAAAATTTCTAAAGCTGGGAAT TGTGTAGATATGTGGAAACAGAACCCTTGCTACTTGACTGCACCTTCTGAAGTTGAT GTGGAAAAATATGCCAAAGTGGAAAAGTCTGTCAAACCTGATGACTCTCAACCTACTGTCTGGCCAGCACAT GAGATAAGAGATGATTATGTGTTTGAATGTGAAGTTGGTAATCAActtcagaaaacaaaactgacCATTTTTCAGTCCCTTGGTAATCCGCTGTACTATGGTAAAATACAGACGTTCAAAGGCAGTGAGGAGAATGATAGCCCAGTAACTCCATCACA GTTCCTTATTGGTTCCAAGACTGATGCTGAAAG GGTAGTGAACCAATACCAGGAACTAGTTCAAAGTGAAGCTAAATGTCCAGTGAAGATGGTTCATAATTCAGGTGGATCTGTCAACCTAAGTCATCTTTCTCCAGGGAAGGAAATGGAA CAGCCAGAGAGTCTATCAGGGTCCGTGCAGTCTTCAGTATTGGGGAAAGGTGTAAAACATCGACCTCCTCCTATCAAACTACCTTCAAGTTCAGGAAGTAGTTCTTCAG GTAATATTTTTAGTCCACAGCAGTCAAGTGGCCACCTAAAAtccccaactcctcctcctccttctaagCCTCCCAGTCTTTCTCGGAAACAGTCTATGGATCTTAGTCAAGTTAGCATGCTTTCTCCAGCTGCCATGTCTCCTGCGAGCTCTTCACAAA GGTCTGGAACTCCTAAACCATCTACTCCTACTCCAACCAACACCCCTTCATCGACCCCACACCCTCCTGACGCTCAGAGCTCAACTCCTATTACCCCTTCTGCCACCCCTACTCCCCAAGATTCAGGCTTCACCCCTCAGCCCACTTTGTTAACCCCGTTTGCTCAGCAGCAAATGTCTCTGAGCCAGGCATTGCCTGTAATGACCATTCCTCTTTCCACCATGGTAACATCCATTACTACAGGAACCACCTCCACCCAGGTCATGGCAAACCCTGCAGGACTTAACTTCATCAATGTAGTGGGCTCTGTGTG TGGAGCACAGACATTGATGAGTGGCCCAAACCCTATGCTGGGGTGTAATACTGGTGCCATAACCCCTGCAGGTATAAATCTGAGTGGCATTTTGCCATCAGGAGGTCTGATGCCAAGTTCACTGCCAGGTGCAATGCAGTCTGCCTCTCAAGCAG GCAGCccttttggtttaaaaaatgcTTCAGGTCTTCGGCCCTTAAATCTGCTACAG CTTCCTGGTGGTTCACTTATTTTCAAcccacttcagcagcagcagcagcagcagcagcagctctcacAGTTCTCTCCACAGCAGCAGTCCCAGCAGCCTGCAGCCTCTAGTCCACAGCAACAGGGAGAACAG ATTGCTGAGCAATGTCCAGCCAATCAAGACCAAGCCTTATCTGCCCAGCAAGCCGCTGTTATTAACCTGACTGGAGTAGGGAGCTTTATGCAACCTCAAGCAGCAG CAGTTGCGATTCTTGCAGCATCAAATGGctatggcagcagcagcagcacaagcaaCTCAGCTACGACACCAGCAACGTTCAGGCAGCCAGTCCAAAAGTAA